In Drosophila miranda strain MSH22 chromosome XR, D.miranda_PacBio2.1, whole genome shotgun sequence, the genomic window AGGTTCGGTGGATCCGCGTGGACAGCAGTGCCGCTCCAGCAAGAGAAACAATATAAGCAACAGAATCTACAGTGCAGACGGCTGGCGGATCAGGCTGCCGGAAAGGGCGCTGAGACCGAACTGCAGCGAGTCTACTACGGCACGCTGGCTCCCCGCATGAAATTGGTCAAGTTCTTCTCGCTGAGCACAAGCCTAGCCGGCATTGCCGCACAGCCCATTCTGCTGGAGCAGGGCATGAAGATTGGCGGCACCGGCATGGCTGTGTTCCTCTGCACCATTGGCGGCTTCTTCACGTTCGTgacgccgctgctgctgcattttATCACGAAGAAATATGTTACCGAGCTGCATTACAACCCCGCTACCGAGGAGTATACCGCCACAACGATTTCGCTCCTGCTGCAAAAAATCAAGGTGAGTTGATCCCATTGTAGGGGTGGGGTCTCTAAGTGCTCAAAGTCGTAATTTCTCCCATTGCAGACGAAATTCCGGCCCAGCGACGTGACTGTACCTGAAGTGCCTGGCATGTTCACCTCGTTTCTGGTCAACAAGCGGCCTCTATTCATTGACCCGGCACTGTTCGAGGATCCCGAGCACTATGTGCGGATCATGGGCTACGACAAGCCCATCGACTTTAAGCTGGATCAGAGTCCCGGCTCCGAGAAGCAGACGAAGAGCCAAAAACAGTAATAAAATCGATTATTCTTTCATAGTTTTATTACAGATTTGAGATAAAACGAAACAACAAATGCTTCAGTGCGTGGCAGGTATATACTGCGAAATTCTCAAAAAaagtatttaaaaaaaatttggtATAAAAAATATGTTAATGAGTAGAACATCAGGACATCTCAGTTGTAACGAATACCGAACAAGAATGCCATATCGTCTGGGGTCATGCAATTGCGATCGCGGCACTTGATGAGCGTGCAAATAATGCGGTTAAAAATTCTCAGATAGTTGGACTTCTGGCTTTTGGATACCGTTTCGAAGATATTCAATCCCGGCACCAAGTAAAATGGTAACCGGTTTTTAAAAAGGCTCCAAATCATACGTACGGTCATCTGTGTGAGGAAAGAGATCTAGCAAAGTCACCACCAATAATATGCTTGTTCTAAACACTTACACGGATAAGTATTCGTCCGGGAGATTGGTTCCATGTGATATACTTCCATTCGGCGCAGTTCAGAAAAATGCTCTTGATCATGTAGCTGACCAGAGAATTCATATGATGGGCACTGCGAATGGCCTTCATCAGGCGCATAGTGTTCTTcaggtttttctttttttccaaCTTCATGCGCTCCCAGTACGGAGCGCAGACGATGAAGGTCAGTGAATCCTTCCGAGCATTCCTGCCACGGATGCTACGAGGAACAGCGAACCAGGTGCGATTCTCATGTTGATGGTTGGGCAATTCCTGGGGCCATTCGCTGGCTTGGAATTCAAACGCTGGCACAAAGTCAAAGTAGATTTTGCGCTTG contains:
- the LOC108153195 gene encoding transmembrane protein 70 homolog, mitochondrial — protein: MFSLRAALPRGKNFVVAFGNAARHIPLAPSCRFGGSAWTAVPLQQEKQYKQQNLQCRRLADQAAGKGAETELQRVYYGTLAPRMKLVKFFSLSTSLAGIAAQPILLEQGMKIGGTGMAVFLCTIGGFFTFVTPLLLHFITKKYVTELHYNPATEEYTATTISLLLQKIKTKFRPSDVTVPEVPGMFTSFLVNKRPLFIDPALFEDPEHYVRIMGYDKPIDFKLDQSPGSEKQTKSQKQ
- the LOC108153193 gene encoding uncharacterized protein LOC108153193, with amino-acid sequence MGSNDLTFGEGIEFVLKNISIQSSQRQSFNKDAETIQNVFLRAISGRDLAFRRAFRGLSLTGSCLDGSKIYLPDEFDLLTKMDLNCTLQPVPKAGHPGYVRLRVSGRNAPTHLVDRRSGFDYISRDKLQAWFRQNICAVMQELQHIRCQNGRVYALKYIALGYGVAHTIMATCRGDRKRKIYFDFVPAFEFQASEWPQELPNHQHENRTWFAVPRSIRGRNARKDSLTFIVCAPYWERMKLEKKKNLKNTMRLMKAIRSAHHMNSLVSYMIKSIFLNCAEWKYITWNQSPGRILIRMTVRMIWSLFKNRLPFYLVPGLNIFETVSKSQKSNYLRIFNRIICTLIKCRDRNCMTPDDMAFLFGIRYN